The genomic region TCCGCCTGTTCTCAGGGACGCCCGGCGCTCTTCTTCGGAACATCTTGTCCGCTTTTTCGTGTTTCCACTTTGAAGCCGGGATGCTCGAGGGGAAGGCCTACTGAGGCTGCACGCTAGCGACTGCTATTTAAGAACCGATTAAAATTGACATATGCAAGTTGAGGATATCCGCGGCAATGCGATCGCCATACGCGCGACACGCGATTGGCTGTCGCGCACCCGAAACTGGCTCGAAATCGCCGCGGAACTAGAGCCCTTCAGGGTTAAATGGAAACAGTTCTGTTGGCTCAAACGGAGTCGGATGGTCGACCGGCCGGCGCGCGGCGTAGCCAAAGCATACGGCCAAGCCGGCCGGCCGATCAGGCGGCCCGTTTCAGCCAACCCGAAGGGCCGGGCATCTTTCCGCCAGGCTCAGAGGCGATCGGCTCAGACGTACATCCGAGTACGCCCCTTCGCCGATCGCCTCTGCCCTGACGAAAACCTGCTCCGGCAGAACTGCTTCCATTTAACCCTGAAGGGCTCTAGCGGCGCATAAAGGCCTCGAAGGCCGCCCGCGCTTCCGCGCTCTTCAACTGCGCCGCAAAGTGCTGAGCCTCCTCGTCGATGCGAGCGAGCACGTCACTTCGATCCCCACGAATGAGGTCACGCGCGATGCGCAGAGCCTCCGGCGGCTTCCTGGCGAGGCGCGCCGCGAGCGAGAGCGTTTCTTCCTCCACCGCTTCCTGGCCGACGACCTTCCAGATCAACCCGGCCTGCAAGGCATCGGCGGCCGCGAGCGGTTCTCCAGCGGCGAGAAGCGCGAAGGCGCGCTGGTGCCCCATGATGCGCGGCGCGATCAGGCTGGATGCCGCCTCAGGCACCAGCGCGAGGTCGACGAAGGGTGTCTTGAAGACCGAGCGTGCTGAAGCAACCGTCAGGTCGCAGTGAAGATGGATGGTCGTGCCGATGCCGATCGCCAGGCCGTCGACGCCGGATACGACCGGCTTTCTCGCGCCCGCAAGCGCTCGCAGGAACTCGAGCACCTCGGTCCCCATCGTCCCGCCCAGGGCAAAGGCGAGAAAATCGGCCATGTCGTTTCCGGCGGAAAAGCATCCTTCCGTACCGAGGAAGGCCGTGACCCGGACAGCCGGATCGGTTCCCGCCACCGTCAGCGCGTTCGTCATCTTCGCGTACATCTCGCGCGTGATAGCGTTCTTCTTTTCCGGCCGGTTGAAGCGGATAACCTGGACGCCGGGGAAGGCCTCCGGGCGTTCTACAAGCACATGATCGGTCATGAGTTCCCCTTCCACGTCAAACGAGAGCGACGCGCGCGGCTGCAAGACTTGCGGCGCCACTAACGACGCGATCCTTGAGCGCGCCTGTTTCCGCGAGCAGGTTCTCCGCCGCGAACCGGCAAAGCGCGATGCGCGCATCTTCCTTTCCGTCGCCGGCGTCCGCCATCCCGCCCTTGGCGAGATAGGCGCCTGTCAGCACGAGCCCGAAGAGACGCTGATAGGCGGTTGCACCGGACAGCGCATCAGTAAGCTTTCCGCCACCCAGCGCAGCCAGCAGCCATTCGCTTGCGTCGGAGAGATCGGCGATCGCAGCATCGAGCCGCACCGCCGTCTCGCCGAAGCCCTTCCTGTTCGTGGCCCTGACAGCGGCGGCGATCTCACTCAGTTCGGCAATGAAGTCGCGCACATGTGCACCGTCGGACAAAGGCAGTTTGCGGGTGACGAGATCGATCGCCTGGATGCCGTTGGTGCCTTCATAGATCGGCGCAATGCGTGCATCGCGCAAGTACCGGGCGGCCCCGGTTTCCTCAATGAAGCCCATGCCACCATGCACCTGGACACCCAGGGACGCGACATCGACGCCGGCATCGGTGGCGAAGGCCTTTGCGATCGGTGTCAGCAGGCTCGAACGCTCCTGCCAATGGCGGGCCTGGTCGCCCTTGCTGGCGTGCGCCATGTCGACGGCGTGGGCGCAGGCATAAGCGATCGCGCGCGACCCTTGAGTCAGCGCCTTCATCGTCAAGAGCATGCGGGCGACGTCCGGATGCTCGATGATCGGGCTCATGCCCTCGCCGCTCCAGCCGGGCGCCCGGCCCTGCGTGCGTTCCTTGGCATAGTCGATCGCCTTCTGGGTGGCCGCGTCGGCGATCGCGACACCCTGGATGCCGACAGCGAGCCGGGCGTTGTTCATCATCGTGAACATGCAGGCGAGGCCACGGTTCTCCTCGCCGACCAGATAGCCGACCGCACCCTTTTCGTCGCCGAACTTGCCGTCACCATAGATCATCGTGCAGGTGGGCGACCCGTGAATACCGAGCTTGTGCTCGAGCGAGTGGCAGAAAAGATCATTGCGGGCTCCGAGCGAGCCGTCGGTGTTGACAAGGAACTTCGGCACGAGAAACAGCGAAATGCCTTTCGTGCCGGCGGGCGCGTCCGGGAGGCGCGCGAGCACGAGATGGACGATGTTGTCGGTGAAGTCGTGCTCGCCCCAGGTGATGAAAATCTTCTGGCCGAAGATGCGATAACTGCCGTCGTCGCGACGTTCGGCCCGCGTCTTGAGCACGCCCAGATCGGAGCCGGCATGCGGCTCCGTCAGATTCATCGTTGCGGTCCACTCGCCCGAAACCATTTTCGCGAGATACGTCGCCTTCAGCGCTTCGGAGCCGTGCTTTTCCAGGGCTTCGATGGCGCCCATGGTCAAGGTGGGGCCAAGCGCGAACGCCAGCGAGCCGGCGTTCCACATCTCCATCGCGGCGACGTGTAGCATGTGCGGCAGGTTTTGCCCGCCGAAGGCCTCGGGCGCTGTCAGTCCGTTCCAGCCGCCGTCGATCCAATTGTGATAGAGATCGCGCCAGCCATCCGGCGTCTTGACCGCACCGTCGACGAGCTGCGCGCCCTGCCGGTCACCGACGTCGCCAAGGGGGGCCACCTCTTCCGTCGCAAAACGCCCGGCTTCCGCAAGGATCGCATCGACCAAATCCTCACCAAGCTCACCAAAAACACCGGCGTCCAACGCCTCGGCCATGCCGGCCACGTGCTTCAGTGTGAATGCGATCTCGTCGACGGGTGCCTTGTACATGATATCCTCCCCGTGCAGCCATTGCCATTGTCGACCACGCTGCGCGTCCTGTTCAAACCGACACTATTTATTTTTACGTAAACGTCAACGTCAATTGCAGTCGGTTCGAACTGCGTAGGATTGTAACAAAACTGTCATCGAGGGCGATTAGAAGCCGAGTCCGGATTGCCCTCGGCAAGGCGCTGCGATGAACCTGATTTCTCCCGAGATACCGGGCCTTGTCTGGGCCTACCGCTTCATACCGGGGGAAAGCCGATGCCAGCGCATCGCAGCCGACGCCTCGGTAGAGAGCCTCTCGGCAGGCGACGGTTGGGTCTGGCTGCACCTGGCGCTCAGCGATGCGCGCACGCCCACGTTGATCGAACGCATCAGCAAACTGCCGCAGGCCGCGATCGCCACGCTGACCAGTCACGACACACAGGCTGCGATCACCGTTTCCGAGGACGTTGTCCATGGAACGCTGGTGGACTTCGAGCGCACGTTCGACGCGGTCACCAAGACGATCGGCTGGCTGCATTTCGCGGTCAGCGACAAGATCATCATCACGACGCGGCTGCACCCGCTGCGCAGCCTCGACCGCGTGAAGGCGGCCGTCGAGAAAAGCGCCAAATGCAACCGGCCGATCGACCTCTTCGAAATGCTGGTTGTCGAGTTCCAGAGAACGTTGATCACACTCGTCCTGGAACTGACCGAAGAGTTGAATGTCATCGAGGATCATGTCTACGGAGAGGCTGGCCATAGGCAGCAACCAGGGCTGGCACCGCTGCGCAGGACTGTGGTGCGACTGCATCGGCATCTGCGGACCATTCTCGCCCTCTTGCGGCGGGCCGGGGCATCGGAGGAGGACGAGGTGCCGCCGGGTTTCATCGACGCGTCCGAGAGGCTTTCCGATCGACTGGAGGCGGTAGACCGGGATGTCTTCGCACTCCAGGAACGCGCGAGGCTTCTGCACGAGGAAATCGACAGCAAGATTTCCTCGGAGACCAATCGGCATCTTTATATTCTGTCGCTGATGACGGCGTTCCTTCTGCCGCCGACGCTGGTGACCGGTTTCTTCGGCATGAACACGGGAGCCCTGCCCTTCGCCGATGGAAGCGGCACGCTCTACGCGGCGTTGATCATCGCCTTCTCCATGGGCCTTGCCTGGCTCATTCTCCGCCGGATCGGCATTCTGTAGGACACAGCGGTGTTCGCAGTGGAAAGGCCGCAACTCTGCGGCCTTCGTCATCCGGCTTTTAAGTCAGGTCGCCTCAGCTGTAGGGCGAATAGCACTGCCGCCGCGAGCCGCCATAGGGCTGATAGGTATTGTCATAAGCCCTGTAAGAGCGATAACGGGCATAGCACCATTCGACGTGCCTGTTGCCATAGCGAACAACCGGCGGACGGGCGACCGGTGGACGGACGATCGGTCCGCCGATAATCACGCCAGTGCCGAAGGCTCCCCTTGGGTACCACCAGCCATCGTAATAGCGATAGCCAGGGCGATAGTAACGATAGCCGCGGTAGCCGTTGTAATAATAACGGTCGCCGTAGCGATAATATCCGCGCGGCCGGTATTGGACGTCGGTGACTTCGCTCTCAGCTTCGATTTTTGGAGGCGTGGGTGTGAAAGCCTGCGACGGTGCGGCGGACGTCGCCAGCAACAAGGCGGCGAACGCCGCCGAGAGCCACTTCCCAGTCATTGTCTTCATGGTTTCCTCCATGACCGAAAGCCAGAAATCAACGGCGGAGGACGCATAAGTACCGGGTTTTTTCCCTCTTTTTGGAACATGCAGCCGGCGATTGCACCTCGCCATCGCAACACTTAGTGGACGGATGGCGGGATGAAAACCGCCTCGGCAAGGATTTTGCCGGTCAGATCGGCCACAATCCAAAGCCGAACTTGCGCATGACGCTTCTGCTGGAGGTCGGTGTACAGGAGCGATCGTCTCGCGCAGGATCGACAGGGGGCTGAGATTTACGACCTTTTAACGCTAATGTCGGCAATCTCAGAGAATGGAAAAGCGGGGACTCTCGATCTGGGGGATGATCTTGCGCCTGGCGGCCCTTATGGGCCTGACCTTCGCGGCGGTGCATGTTCACGCGCGTGATCTCGAACCCTGGAAGCAGCGGCAGAACGCCATCATCGTCGATGCCTATGAATTGAACAGCATCGACTGGGAAGCGATGCTGAAGGACAAGCGCATCGTCGGCTTCATCGCGAAAGCCTCCGACGGCCTGCCCGAAAGTTTTTCCTGCACCGGAGATCATGGCGGCGATACGGTCGCCCATTGCAAGACGATGTGGCGCAAGTACGCCGTCAGCCGCGAACTCTACCAGACGCGCCGAATGATCGCCCGCTCGCACGGGCTGCTCTGGGGCGCCTATCATCTGGCCCGGCCCGGAAATCCTGTCGATCAGGCCAACCATTTCCTCGACTATGCCGATCCCCGTGACGACGAGGTGATGGTCCTCGACCTCGAGGGGATCGATCCGGAAAAATTCATGTCGCTGGAGGACGCCGCCATCTTCGCCGGGCATATCAGGGCCCGCACCGGCCGCTACCCGATCCTCTACACCAACCACATCACCGCGAAATACATCGCCGCCAACCGTTACAAGCACCGGCTGTTGTCGCGTCTTCCGCTCTGGTACGCCCGCTATAAGCCGGACATCCGCACGGTCTTTCCGATGGGGAACTGGGACAGCTACGCCCTCTGGCAGTTCTCCTCTTCGCACAATTGTGGCAAGCGGCGCTGCCCCTACCGGGTGCCCGGCACGCTTAACGATATCGACGTCAACGTCGCCGCCATGTCGGCCTCCGCGCTAAAGGCCGTCTGGGCACAGGGCGCCCTGCTGCCCGAGAAACCGCCGGTGTTGACCGTTGTCGCCTCGGCGACGCGCGGGACGGCGCCGGCGGCCAGCGCCAAGGCGGTTGTCTCCCTCGATCGGCCTGCCTTCCTCGTCAGCCGCGCGACGGCCGCAAGCAAGTCCGGCAGCGGCGTCGACATGACCGTTACCGGCTCGATTGCCGTAAAAGCAGCCGAAGCACACCTGCCCCACCAGGCGGAGCGGCGCTAAGGCCCCGTTCCAGGAAGCCGCGGCCCTTACGCCTCGATCTGCACGTCGCCGAGCGGCCGCGAGCAACAGGCAAGGATGTAGCCTTCCTCGATCTCGTCATCGAGAATGCCGCCATTGTGATTCATCTCGACATCGCCGGCGACCTTCATCACCCGGCATGTACCGCAGATGCCGCCCTCGCAGGCAGCGCCGATCCGGACGCCGTTGGCGCGGGCCGCCTGCAGGATGGTTTGACCTGGCACGACCGTCACGTCCTTGCCGCTCATGGTGAAGGTTACCCGCGCCGCCTCCGCCGAGGCCCCGGCGCCGGGTCCGGCGCGCACCGCAAGCTCCTCGGCCGCCGGTGCAGCGGCAGGCTGGAAGCTCTCTTCGTGATAGCGCACCATATCGAAGCCGGCGCCCTTCAGCATCTCCCTGACGCCGCGCATGAAGGGTTCAGGCCCGCAGCAAAACACCGTCCTCTCCAGGAAGTCCGGCGCGAGCAGAGGCAATTTCGTCGCATCGATGCGACCACGCAGCCCGTGCCAGCCGTGGCGCGCCTCATGACCTTCGACGAGAAACCCGAGATTGAGCCGCCGCATTTGCCGGGCGAGAACCTCCAGTTCGGAGCGAAACAGGAGATCCTCCGGCCGGCGCGCGCAGGAAATGAAGGTGACGTCCGTGTCGGGCGCGCAGTCCGCCATCCACCGCGTCATCGACATCATCGGCGTGACACCCGAGCCGGCCGAGACAAATAAGTATTTCTCACCCGGATGGCGAACGAAGCTGAAATCCCCGAGCGGCCCGAGCGCCTTCAGCCTCATGCCCGGTTTCAGATTGTCGAACATCCAGCGCGTGCCGATGCTGTCCGGCTGCGCCTTGACGGTAACGGCAACCGAGAGCGGACGGGATGGCGAGGATGACAGCGTGTAGGTGCGCATCACCGGTTCATCGCCGACGGGCAGTTCCAGCGTGACGAACTGCCCCGGCAGATAACGGAACCAGGCAGGTTTGTCCGAGCGGAAGGTGAAGGTCATCACGTCCGTGGTCTCGACCACGGACGATATGCATTCAAGCATATGCTGCCGATCGATCCACGGGTGCAACTCATCGAAATGGCGGAAGGAAGAGCCCATTTCCATGGTTATGCCACCCGCGAGAGAGGAGCTACGTCGCCCTGCAGCCGGCTCTGCATGAAGTTGCAGTACCATTCGACGAACTGCATCACGCCGCCCTCGTGCTCGGCCGAATACGGGCCTGGCTCATAGGCCGGCGAGCGGACGCCAAAGGCGTTTTCCTCGACGATCTGGCGATCCTGGTCGTTGGTCTCGGTCCAGACGTGGATGAGATCCTCGATGGTGTAGTCGACACCTTCGACGGCATCCTTGCTGACCAGCCATTTGGTGGTGACCTGCGTCAGTTCCGGCCCGAGCGGCAGCACGCGGAAGGTGATCGCGTGATCGCCGAGCACATGGTTCCAGGTGGTCGGGTAATGGAAGAGCAAGAGCGTGCCGATCCCGCGCTCGCTGACGCCCGCGGAAAGCTGTTTGCGGACCGCCGCGTGTCCGGACATGGTGTAGCTCTCAGCCCCGTTGATCAGCGGCATCCGCGTCATCCGGAACTGGCCGGTCGGCGCAATCCTGAAGGTGCTCGGAAGCCCCGCTGCCTCGCACCTTTCCCAATGGGAGCCGATCTCCGGATCATCCATCGCACCCTGGACACCGGTCACCGTCGGGGCTTCCGGGTAGGTGCGGCAAAGCTCCGGATGGTTGGCAGCGCAATGATAGCACTCGCGGTTATTCTCCCAGACAAGCTTCCAATTGCCCTTTTCGACGATCGTGCTCTCATAGGCGACCTTGGTTTCGCCAAGGCGATGCGGCGCGAGGTAGGCTGCGGCCGTTTCACGGAACGGCTGGAAGTCCATCGGCTGGTCGGCGAGGCTGATGAAGATGTAGCCGCCAACCGTTTCGCAATGGACAGGCTTCAGGCTGTGCTGAGCCGGGTCGAAGCCTTCGGGCATCTGCCGCGCGAAAAGCAGCTTGCCGTCCAGTTCGTAGGTCCACTGATGATAGGGACAGACGAGCTTGGCCGATGAGCCCTTGTGCTGCGTGCAGACGCGCGAGCCGCGGTGGCGGCAGGAATTGTGGAGCGCCCGGATCGTTCCCTGCCGGTCGCGGACGACAACGATCGGATAGTCGCCGACCTGAACGGTAAAGTAGTTCCCGGCTTTCGGAATTTCGCAGTCGTGGCCGATGAAAAGCCAGTCCCTGTACCAGATGTGCTCGAGGTCTTGCCGGTAATAATCCGGGTCGGTATAGAAGGCCCGGTCGAGGCTATAGCCCTCACGGCGGTTTGTGAGCCGGCGCAGCATATCGTTCTGAATGTCCATGTCCTGTCCTCGTTCATCAGTTCGGAGAGGCAGGACAGGAACCGACGCCGACAATGATGCCGGCGCGTCAAAGGCTCCGATCCGGCTGCCCGCCGCAACCAGTTACGGTCGATTTTCGTCCCAAGGCTGGTTTCCGGGCTCTGGAGCGGCCCCAGAGGGACCCGCCCGGCGCCTTCCCGGACACACCGTCCAGTGGCCTTTTGCCGTGGCTTTCGCTCCACCACCGTTGCGGGGGCAGCGCCGGGATCTGACCGGCTTCCCAATTCTCCGCCCTCCCTGGAGCGGCACCTTGAGTGTTCATATCTAAGCGCGCGCAGTGTCTTTCCATTTGCCGATTGACGACATCCGCTTCCGGAAAGACGACACGATATTCTCGTGTTCAATCGCGAAGCAGCCATCAAGATTATTCATTATAAACAATGTGATAGTGGAAAATTTAAGCAATTGGCGATTTTTTCGGCAGCGCCATCTCCGGCACGAAGTGGACCGGCCATTTTGCGACATCGTCCCGAGCGAGCGCCATCGACGAATGCGTTTGAAAAATCATCTGTTAACCGTGAGGGGCTAGCATTCCGAGACGGATCACTTCTTTTCGCGTGCAGGATGGCGCCGACGCTAATGGCAAAGCTCAGATATTATGACGCCGCCCCGAGAGCCTCGCTGCCGGCGCCGAGGACCACACCACATGCGGAGTTCCTCCGAACCGGACGGATCGACCGCCGACGGCACTGGGTAGCCGAGCAGCGGCGCTATCTGACACATGAGGAAGTCGCCGAGCGCACGGGGCGGAAACTGGCGGCGGCCGGAGAGACCACCCACAAGCGGCTCAACGCTTTCCATGCATCGATCCAGTTTCCGAGGATGATCTTTCACCGCACGCTGCCGAACAGTCCGCATCTCGGCTACTGCCATGTGACCGCCGCGAAAACGCATCTCGAGCCTTCTCACGACATCACCTGGGCCTTCTATTTCGCGAACTTCTTCTCCGATCTCGGTGACGAGACCCATTTCTTCGATCGAATACAGCGGCGTTATTCGCGTATGTACTTCGCCGTGGCCATCGAGCCCGGCGGAGACGAAGGGCAGATGGTCATCAACCGCAATGTACGGGGCAACGGCCTGATCTTCCGGACGCAGGACCCGAAGGTAGCGCTGAAGAACGTCCTGATGCTGGGTGCACGGGACGACGCGCTGCGCCAGATCATTCGCAGTCTCTGACCCAAGCTTGGTCGGCATCTCTTTTACGC from Sinorhizobium garamanticum harbors:
- a CDS encoding crotonase/enoyl-CoA hydratase family protein codes for the protein MTDHVLVERPEAFPGVQVIRFNRPEKKNAITREMYAKMTNALTVAGTDPAVRVTAFLGTEGCFSAGNDMADFLAFALGGTMGTEVLEFLRALAGARKPVVSGVDGLAIGIGTTIHLHCDLTVASARSVFKTPFVDLALVPEAASSLIAPRIMGHQRAFALLAAGEPLAAADALQAGLIWKVVGQEAVEEETLSLAARLARKPPEALRIARDLIRGDRSDVLARIDEEAQHFAAQLKSAEARAAFEAFMRR
- a CDS encoding acyl-CoA dehydrogenase — translated: MYKAPVDEIAFTLKHVAGMAEALDAGVFGELGEDLVDAILAEAGRFATEEVAPLGDVGDRQGAQLVDGAVKTPDGWRDLYHNWIDGGWNGLTAPEAFGGQNLPHMLHVAAMEMWNAGSLAFALGPTLTMGAIEALEKHGSEALKATYLAKMVSGEWTATMNLTEPHAGSDLGVLKTRAERRDDGSYRIFGQKIFITWGEHDFTDNIVHLVLARLPDAPAGTKGISLFLVPKFLVNTDGSLGARNDLFCHSLEHKLGIHGSPTCTMIYGDGKFGDEKGAVGYLVGEENRGLACMFTMMNNARLAVGIQGVAIADAATQKAIDYAKERTQGRAPGWSGEGMSPIIEHPDVARMLLTMKALTQGSRAIAYACAHAVDMAHASKGDQARHWQERSSLLTPIAKAFATDAGVDVASLGVQVHGGMGFIEETGAARYLRDARIAPIYEGTNGIQAIDLVTRKLPLSDGAHVRDFIAELSEIAAAVRATNRKGFGETAVRLDAAIADLSDASEWLLAALGGGKLTDALSGATAYQRLFGLVLTGAYLAKGGMADAGDGKEDARIALCRFAAENLLAETGALKDRVVSGAASLAAARVALV
- a CDS encoding transporter; the encoded protein is MNLISPEIPGLVWAYRFIPGESRCQRIAADASVESLSAGDGWVWLHLALSDARTPTLIERISKLPQAAIATLTSHDTQAAITVSEDVVHGTLVDFERTFDAVTKTIGWLHFAVSDKIIITTRLHPLRSLDRVKAAVEKSAKCNRPIDLFEMLVVEFQRTLITLVLELTEELNVIEDHVYGEAGHRQQPGLAPLRRTVVRLHRHLRTILALLRRAGASEEDEVPPGFIDASERLSDRLEAVDRDVFALQERARLLHEEIDSKISSETNRHLYILSLMTAFLLPPTLVTGFFGMNTGALPFADGSGTLYAALIIAFSMGLAWLILRRIGIL
- a CDS encoding BA14K family protein, whose protein sequence is MTGKWLSAAFAALLLATSAAPSQAFTPTPPKIEAESEVTDVQYRPRGYYRYGDRYYYNGYRGYRYYRPGYRYYDGWWYPRGAFGTGVIIGGPIVRPPVARPPVVRYGNRHVEWCYARYRSYRAYDNTYQPYGGSRRQCYSPYS
- a CDS encoding glycoside hydrolase family 25 protein codes for the protein MEKRGLSIWGMILRLAALMGLTFAAVHVHARDLEPWKQRQNAIIVDAYELNSIDWEAMLKDKRIVGFIAKASDGLPESFSCTGDHGGDTVAHCKTMWRKYAVSRELYQTRRMIARSHGLLWGAYHLARPGNPVDQANHFLDYADPRDDEVMVLDLEGIDPEKFMSLEDAAIFAGHIRARTGRYPILYTNHITAKYIAANRYKHRLLSRLPLWYARYKPDIRTVFPMGNWDSYALWQFSSSHNCGKRRCPYRVPGTLNDIDVNVAAMSASALKAVWAQGALLPEKPPVLTVVASATRGTAPAASAKAVVSLDRPAFLVSRATAASKSGSGVDMTVTGSIAVKAAEAHLPHQAERR
- a CDS encoding hybrid-cluster NAD(P)-dependent oxidoreductase encodes the protein MEMGSSFRHFDELHPWIDRQHMLECISSVVETTDVMTFTFRSDKPAWFRYLPGQFVTLELPVGDEPVMRTYTLSSSPSRPLSVAVTVKAQPDSIGTRWMFDNLKPGMRLKALGPLGDFSFVRHPGEKYLFVSAGSGVTPMMSMTRWMADCAPDTDVTFISCARRPEDLLFRSELEVLARQMRRLNLGFLVEGHEARHGWHGLRGRIDATKLPLLAPDFLERTVFCCGPEPFMRGVREMLKGAGFDMVRYHEESFQPAAAPAAEELAVRAGPGAGASAEAARVTFTMSGKDVTVVPGQTILQAARANGVRIGAACEGGICGTCRVMKVAGDVEMNHNGGILDDEIEEGYILACCSRPLGDVQIEA
- a CDS encoding aromatic ring-hydroxylating oxygenase subunit alpha — protein: MDIQNDMLRRLTNRREGYSLDRAFYTDPDYYRQDLEHIWYRDWLFIGHDCEIPKAGNYFTVQVGDYPIVVVRDRQGTIRALHNSCRHRGSRVCTQHKGSSAKLVCPYHQWTYELDGKLLFARQMPEGFDPAQHSLKPVHCETVGGYIFISLADQPMDFQPFRETAAAYLAPHRLGETKVAYESTIVEKGNWKLVWENNRECYHCAANHPELCRTYPEAPTVTGVQGAMDDPEIGSHWERCEAAGLPSTFRIAPTGQFRMTRMPLINGAESYTMSGHAAVRKQLSAGVSERGIGTLLLFHYPTTWNHVLGDHAITFRVLPLGPELTQVTTKWLVSKDAVEGVDYTIEDLIHVWTETNDQDRQIVEENAFGVRSPAYEPGPYSAEHEGGVMQFVEWYCNFMQSRLQGDVAPLSRVA
- a CDS encoding DUF6656 family protein translates to MAKLRYYDAAPRASLPAPRTTPHAEFLRTGRIDRRRHWVAEQRRYLTHEEVAERTGRKLAAAGETTHKRLNAFHASIQFPRMIFHRTLPNSPHLGYCHVTAAKTHLEPSHDITWAFYFANFFSDLGDETHFFDRIQRRYSRMYFAVAIEPGGDEGQMVINRNVRGNGLIFRTQDPKVALKNVLMLGARDDALRQIIRSL